A single region of the Zootoca vivipara chromosome 2, rZooViv1.1, whole genome shotgun sequence genome encodes:
- the LOC118079545 gene encoding cytochrome c oxidase assembly protein COX14 produces MASAKQLADFGYKAFSGSMMLLTLYGGYLCSVRVYRFFQRRNLLKQLEQQEINAEAVKD; encoded by the coding sequence ATGGCTTCTGCAAAGCAGCTGGCTGACTTTGGCTATAAAGCATTCTCCGGGTCCATGATGCTCCTTACCTTGTATGGTGGCTACCTCTGTAGTGTCAGAGTATATCGCTTTTTCCAGAGGAGGAATTTGCTGAAGCAACTTGAGCAGCAGGAAATAAATGCAGAAGCTGTTAAGGACTGA